A genomic stretch from Enterobacter dykesii includes:
- a CDS encoding MmcQ/YjbR family DNA-binding protein gives MTISEILQYCMSKPGAEQSVHSDWKATQIKVGDVLFAMVKEVEGRPAASLKTSPELADLLRQQHDDVRPSKHLNKAHWSTVYLDGSIPGSQIYYLVDASYQQAVELLPETTRQQLSV, from the coding sequence ATGACAATTTCGGAGATACTACAGTACTGCATGAGCAAGCCCGGCGCGGAGCAGAGCGTCCACAGCGACTGGAAAGCCACGCAGATTAAGGTGGGTGATGTGCTGTTTGCGATGGTGAAAGAGGTGGAAGGCCGTCCGGCGGCGTCGCTGAAAACCAGCCCTGAACTGGCGGATTTGCTACGTCAACAGCATGATGACGTGAGGCCGAGCAAGCACCTCAATAAGGCGCACTGGAGCACCGTCTATCTGGATGGATCGATTCCTGGCTCGCAGATTTACTACCTGGTGGACGCGTCCTATCAGCAGGCGGTTGAGCTGCTGCCGGAAACCACCCGACAGCAACTCTCCGTGTGA
- the uvrA gene encoding excinuclease ABC subunit UvrA, with amino-acid sequence MDKIEVRGARTHNLKNINLIIPRDKLIVVTGLSGSGKSSLAFDTLYAEGQRRYVESLSAYARQFLSLMEKPDVDHIEGLSPAISIEQKSTSHNPRSTVGTITEIHDYLRLLYARVGEPRCPDHDVPLAAQTVSQMVDNVLSQPEGKRLMLLAPIIKERKGEHTKTLENLASQGYIRARIDGEVCDLSDPPKLELQKKHTIEVVIDRFKVRDDLATRLAESFETALELSGGTAVVSDMDDPKAEELLFSANFACPICGYSMRELEPRLFSFNNPAGACPTCDGLGVQQYFDPDRVIQNPELSLAGGAIRGWDKRNFYYFQMLKSLAEHYKFDVEAPWASLTPNVHKVILFGSGKENIEFKYMNDRGDTSVRRHPFEGVLHNMERRYKETESSAVREELAKFISNRSCATCEGTRLRREARHVFVENTALPTISDMSIGHAMDFFNNLKLSGQRAKIAEKVLKEIGDRLKFLVNVGLNYLTLSRSAETLSGGEAQRIRLASQIGAGLVGVMYVLDEPSIGLHQRDNERLLGTLVHLRNLGNTVIVVEHDEDAIRAADHVIDIGPGAGVHGGQVVAEGTLKDIMAVPESLTGQFMSGKRKIEVPKQRVAANPEKVLKLTGARGNNLKDVTLTLPVGLFTCITGVSGSGKSTLINDTLFPIAQTALNGATLAEPAPYRDIQGLEHFDKVIDIDQSPIGRTPRSNPATYTGVFTPVRELFAGVPEARSRGYTPGRFSFNVRGGRCEACQGDGVIKVEMHFLPDIYVPCDQCKGKRYNRETLEIKYKGKTIHEVLDMTIEEAREFFDAVPALARKLQTLMDVGLTYIRLGQSATTLSGGEAQRVKLARELSKRGTGQTLYILDEPTTGLHFADIQQLLEVLHQLRDQGNTIVVIEHNLDVIKTADWIVDLGPEGGSGGGEILVSGTPETVAECEASHTARFLKPLL; translated from the coding sequence ATGGATAAGATCGAAGTTCGGGGCGCCCGCACCCACAATCTCAAGAATATCAACCTCATAATCCCTCGCGACAAACTCATTGTCGTGACCGGGCTTTCGGGGTCTGGCAAATCCTCACTGGCTTTCGACACTTTGTATGCCGAAGGACAGCGTCGTTACGTTGAATCGCTCTCTGCGTACGCGCGTCAGTTCCTGTCGCTGATGGAAAAACCGGATGTCGACCACATTGAAGGGTTGTCTCCTGCTATCTCTATTGAGCAGAAGTCCACCTCGCATAACCCGCGTTCAACGGTCGGTACCATTACCGAAATTCATGACTACCTGCGTCTGCTGTATGCCCGCGTGGGCGAGCCGCGCTGCCCGGACCACGACGTCCCGCTGGCGGCACAGACCGTGAGCCAGATGGTGGATAACGTGCTGTCGCAGCCGGAAGGCAAACGCCTGATGCTGCTGGCGCCAATCATTAAAGAGCGTAAGGGCGAACACACCAAAACGCTGGAAAACCTGGCAAGCCAGGGCTATATCCGCGCCCGTATCGACGGCGAGGTGTGTGACCTGTCCGACCCGCCCAAGCTGGAACTGCAGAAGAAGCACACCATCGAGGTAGTGATTGACCGCTTTAAGGTGCGTGACGATCTCGCCACGCGTCTCGCAGAATCGTTTGAAACGGCGCTGGAACTCTCTGGCGGCACGGCCGTGGTCTCCGATATGGACGACCCAAAAGCGGAAGAGCTGCTCTTCTCCGCCAACTTCGCCTGCCCGATTTGCGGCTACAGCATGCGCGAGCTGGAACCGCGCCTGTTCTCATTCAACAACCCGGCGGGCGCGTGCCCGACGTGTGACGGCCTGGGCGTGCAGCAGTATTTCGACCCGGACCGCGTGATCCAGAATCCGGAGCTGTCCCTGGCGGGCGGCGCCATTCGCGGCTGGGACAAACGTAACTTCTACTACTTCCAGATGCTGAAGTCGCTGGCGGAGCACTACAAGTTCGACGTCGAAGCCCCGTGGGCGAGCCTGACCCCGAACGTGCACAAAGTGATCCTGTTCGGCTCTGGCAAAGAGAACATCGAGTTCAAGTATATGAACGATCGCGGCGATACCTCCGTGCGTCGCCACCCGTTCGAAGGGGTGCTGCACAACATGGAGCGCCGCTACAAAGAGACCGAATCCAGCGCGGTGCGCGAGGAGCTGGCGAAGTTCATCAGCAACCGCTCCTGCGCCACCTGTGAGGGCACGCGTCTGCGTCGCGAAGCGCGCCACGTGTTTGTGGAAAACACGGCGCTGCCGACCATCTCAGACATGAGCATCGGCCACGCGATGGACTTCTTCAACAACCTGAAGCTCTCCGGCCAGCGCGCGAAAATCGCCGAAAAAGTGCTGAAAGAGATTGGCGATCGCCTGAAATTCCTCGTGAACGTCGGCCTGAACTACCTGACGCTTTCCCGCTCGGCAGAAACGCTCTCCGGCGGTGAAGCCCAGCGTATCCGTCTGGCGAGCCAGATTGGCGCGGGCTTAGTCGGCGTGATGTACGTGCTGGATGAGCCGTCCATCGGCCTGCACCAGCGCGACAACGAGCGCCTGCTCGGCACGCTGGTCCACCTGCGCAATCTCGGCAACACGGTGATTGTGGTCGAGCACGACGAAGACGCCATTCGCGCCGCTGACCACGTCATCGACATTGGCCCAGGCGCTGGCGTACACGGCGGGCAGGTGGTTGCTGAAGGGACGCTGAAGGACATCATGGCGGTACCCGAATCGCTGACCGGTCAGTTCATGAGCGGCAAGCGCAAGATTGAGGTACCAAAACAGCGCGTGGCGGCGAACCCGGAAAAAGTGCTGAAGCTGACCGGCGCGCGCGGCAACAACCTGAAAGACGTCACCCTGACGCTGCCGGTTGGCCTGTTTACCTGTATCACCGGCGTGTCCGGTTCCGGTAAATCGACGCTGATCAACGATACGCTGTTCCCGATTGCGCAGACGGCGCTGAACGGCGCGACGCTGGCCGAGCCTGCGCCGTACCGCGACATCCAGGGTCTGGAGCATTTCGATAAGGTTATCGACATCGACCAGAGCCCGATTGGCCGTACCCCGCGCTCTAACCCGGCAACCTATACCGGCGTCTTTACGCCCGTACGTGAACTGTTCGCCGGCGTGCCGGAAGCGCGCTCCCGCGGCTATACGCCAGGACGTTTCAGCTTTAACGTTCGCGGTGGTCGCTGCGAAGCGTGCCAGGGCGACGGCGTGATCAAGGTTGAGATGCACTTCCTGCCGGATATCTACGTGCCGTGCGACCAGTGCAAAGGCAAGCGCTATAACCGCGAAACGCTGGAAATTAAGTACAAGGGCAAGACCATCCACGAAGTGCTGGATATGACCATCGAAGAGGCGCGCGAATTCTTTGATGCCGTCCCTGCGCTGGCGCGTAAGCTGCAGACGCTGATGGACGTGGGCCTGACCTACATTCGTCTGGGACAGTCGGCGACCACGCTGTCCGGCGGTGAAGCGCAGCGTGTGAAGCTGGCGCGTGAACTGTCAAAACGCGGCACCGGTCAGACGCTGTACATCCTGGATGAGCCAACCACCGGCCTGCACTTTGCCGATATCCAGCAGCTGCTCGAGGTTCTGCATCAGCTGCGCGACCAGGGCAACACTATCGTGGTCATCGAACATAACCTGGACGTCATTAAAACCGCGGACTGGATTGTCGATCTCGGCCCGGAAGGCGGCAGCGGCGGCGGTGAAATTCTCGTCTCCGGTACGCCAGAGACCGTTGCAGAGTGCGAAGCCTCGCACACCGCGCGCTTCCTTAAACCGTTGCTGTAA
- the ssb1 gene encoding single-stranded DNA-binding protein SSB1 — translation MASRGVNKVILVGNLGQDPEVRYMPSGGAVANITLATSESWRDKATGEMKEQTEWHRVVLFGKLAEVAGEYLRKGSQVYIEGQLRTRKWTDQSGAEKYTTEVVVNVGGTMQMLGGRQGGGAPAGGGQSQQQGGWGQPQQPQGGNQFSGGAQSRPQQQSAPAPSNEPPMDFDDDIPF, via the coding sequence ATGGCCAGCAGAGGCGTAAACAAGGTGATTCTCGTCGGTAATCTGGGCCAGGACCCGGAAGTACGCTACATGCCGAGTGGTGGCGCAGTTGCCAACATTACGCTGGCTACTTCCGAATCCTGGCGTGATAAAGCGACCGGTGAGATGAAAGAGCAGACCGAATGGCACCGTGTAGTGCTGTTTGGCAAACTGGCAGAAGTGGCCGGTGAGTATCTGCGTAAAGGTTCTCAGGTCTATATCGAAGGCCAGCTGCGTACCCGCAAATGGACCGATCAGTCCGGCGCTGAGAAGTACACCACGGAAGTCGTGGTCAACGTGGGCGGCACCATGCAGATGCTGGGTGGACGTCAGGGCGGTGGCGCACCGGCAGGTGGCGGTCAGAGCCAGCAGCAGGGCGGTTGGGGTCAGCCTCAGCAGCCGCAGGGCGGCAACCAGTTCAGCGGCGGCGCGCAGTCTCGTCCGCAGCAGCAGTCTGCTCCGGCGCCGTCTAACGAACCGCCAATGGATTTCGACGACGACATTCCGTTCTGA
- a CDS encoding YjcB family protein: MATITTSMVLLRWPLLSAVLMFLASTLNIQFRKSDYAGLAVISTLLGLGSACWFATGLLGITPLDIAAVWENIKVVMVEAMSHTPPDWPMVIT, from the coding sequence ATGGCAACCATTACCACCAGCATGGTTCTCCTGCGCTGGCCTTTGTTGAGTGCGGTACTGATGTTTTTAGCCAGCACGCTGAACATTCAGTTTCGTAAATCTGACTATGCGGGTCTTGCTGTCATCAGCACCCTGCTGGGGCTGGGCTCAGCCTGCTGGTTTGCAACGGGCCTGCTTGGCATCACCCCGCTGGATATCGCCGCCGTCTGGGAAAATATTAAAGTGGTGATGGTTGAGGCGATGAGCCACACGCCGCCAGACTGGCCGATGGTGATTACCTGA
- a CDS encoding EAL domain-containing protein, translated as MNRSARRKMLRVVGIIMVVMLPVMLALWFAQLRAVSETSAQLRTFAELALDKTELVIQQVELARDEAVKYQGELCTPGHRQYMLNVVRGRLFVADLIYAEGQNFLCSTVFTPDHPYAIPVANYTRKPDVAIYYYRDTPFYTGYKMTYMQRGNYVVVVNPLSYSEVMSADHSLSWGVYDTVTNAFFSVSQKANVSLLNSMIRDKESVFQKDNRFYTIVTSPKRPIAAIVSTSNKRFYETLYHQATLTLPLGMICSIIILLVWSRTHRELNSPGRLLHRALNKRQLCVHYQPIIDIKNNRCVGAEALLRWPGFNGQVMSPAEFIPLAENEGMSERITDYVVEEVFNDLGHFLAEHPHLYISINLSATDFHSSRLIAMISDKARHYAVRAQQIKIEVTERGFIDVPKTTPVIQAFRQAGYEVAIDDFGTGYSNLHNLYSLNVDILKIDKSFIDTLTTNSTSHLIAEHIIEMAQSLRLKTIAEGVETAEQVSWLLKRGVQFCQGWHFAKAMPPQEFMTWQQQPLH; from the coding sequence ATGAATCGTAGCGCGCGGCGCAAAATGCTCAGGGTGGTAGGGATCATCATGGTAGTTATGCTGCCGGTGATGCTTGCGCTATGGTTTGCCCAGCTACGAGCTGTGTCTGAAACAAGCGCCCAGCTACGCACATTTGCTGAACTGGCTTTAGACAAAACAGAGCTGGTTATTCAACAGGTTGAGCTGGCCAGGGACGAGGCTGTAAAATATCAGGGCGAGCTTTGCACGCCGGGACACCGTCAATATATGCTGAACGTTGTTCGTGGCCGCCTGTTTGTCGCCGATTTAATTTACGCTGAAGGTCAGAATTTTCTTTGTTCGACCGTTTTTACACCGGATCACCCCTACGCCATTCCTGTCGCTAATTACACGCGTAAACCAGACGTCGCTATCTATTATTATCGCGATACCCCATTTTATACTGGCTATAAAATGACATATATGCAGCGCGGAAATTATGTGGTGGTCGTCAACCCGCTTTCATACAGCGAAGTTATGTCCGCGGATCATTCTCTCTCCTGGGGTGTGTACGACACGGTTACCAATGCTTTCTTTTCGGTCAGTCAGAAAGCCAATGTTTCTTTATTAAATTCGATGATTCGGGATAAGGAATCGGTATTTCAAAAAGATAACCGCTTTTATACGATCGTAACATCCCCCAAAAGACCAATTGCGGCCATTGTGTCGACATCGAATAAACGCTTTTATGAAACGCTTTATCACCAGGCGACGTTGACGCTACCGCTGGGCATGATCTGCAGCATTATTATTTTGCTGGTATGGTCCCGTACCCATCGTGAGCTCAATTCGCCGGGGCGCTTACTGCACCGGGCGCTGAACAAACGACAGCTTTGCGTCCACTATCAGCCGATTATTGATATCAAGAACAACCGGTGTGTAGGCGCGGAGGCATTGTTACGCTGGCCTGGTTTTAACGGGCAGGTGATGAGCCCGGCTGAATTTATTCCGCTGGCGGAAAATGAAGGTATGAGCGAGCGGATTACGGACTATGTCGTTGAGGAGGTGTTCAACGATCTGGGCCATTTCCTGGCCGAGCATCCGCATCTCTATATTTCGATTAACCTGTCGGCCACGGATTTCCACTCCTCGCGGCTGATCGCCATGATTTCAGACAAGGCCCGCCACTATGCCGTCCGTGCGCAGCAAATCAAAATAGAAGTGACGGAGCGCGGTTTTATCGATGTGCCAAAAACCACGCCGGTGATTCAGGCTTTCCGTCAGGCGGGTTACGAAGTCGCGATCGATGATTTCGGTACCGGTTACTCGAACCTGCACAACCTCTACTCGCTGAACGTGGATATTCTGAAAATCGATAAATCCTTTATCGATACCTTAACGACCAACAGTACCAGCCACCTGATCGCCGAGCATATTATCGAGATGGCGCAGAGCCTGCGGCTGAAAACCATTGCGGAAGGGGTAGAAACGGCAGAGCAGGTGAGCTGGCTGTTGAAGCGCGGCGTCCAGTTTTGTCAGGGATGGCACTTCGCGAAAGCGATGCCGCCCCAGGAATTTATGACCTGGCAGCAGCAGCCTTTGCACTGA
- the soxS gene encoding superoxide response transcriptional regulator SoxS, with the protein MSHQQIIQTLIEWIDDHIDQPLNIDVVAKKSGYSKWYLQRMFRTVMHQTLGEYIRQRRLLLAAQALRSTQRPIFDIAMDLGYVSQQTFSRVFRREFDRTPSDYRHQLN; encoded by the coding sequence ATGTCGCATCAGCAGATTATTCAGACGCTTATTGAATGGATTGATGACCATATCGACCAACCGTTGAACATTGATGTGGTCGCTAAAAAGTCGGGCTATTCGAAATGGTATTTACAGAGAATGTTCCGCACGGTCATGCATCAGACGCTGGGTGAGTATATTCGCCAGCGCAGACTGCTGCTGGCGGCGCAGGCGCTACGCTCAACGCAGCGGCCCATTTTTGATATCGCGATGGATCTTGGCTATGTGTCGCAACAAACCTTTTCCCGCGTGTTTCGCCGCGAGTTTGACCGCACGCCGAGCGACTATCGCCACCAGTTGAATTAA
- the soxR gene encoding redox-sensitive transcriptional activator SoxR — MEKRLPRIKALLTPGEVAKRSGVAVSALHFYESKGLIKSIRNGGNQRRYTRDVLRYVAIIKIAQRIGIPLATIGEAFGVLPEGHTLSPKEWKELSSQWREELDRRIHTLVVLRDELDGCIGCGCLSRSDCPLRNPGDRLGEQGTGARLLEED, encoded by the coding sequence ATGGAAAAGAGATTGCCGCGAATTAAAGCGCTTTTAACTCCCGGTGAAGTGGCGAAGCGAAGCGGCGTTGCGGTATCGGCGCTCCACTTCTATGAAAGTAAAGGGTTAATCAAGAGCATCCGTAACGGGGGCAACCAGCGTCGCTATACCCGCGACGTGCTCCGCTACGTTGCGATTATCAAAATTGCGCAACGAATCGGAATTCCCCTGGCCACGATCGGCGAGGCGTTTGGCGTGCTGCCGGAGGGACATACGCTTAGCCCGAAAGAGTGGAAAGAACTGTCGTCCCAGTGGCGTGAAGAGCTGGACCGGCGTATACATACGCTGGTCGTCCTGCGTGACGAACTGGATGGTTGTATCGGCTGCGGCTGCCTGTCGCGTAGCGATTGTCCGTTGCGTAACCCCGGCGACAGGCTGGGCGAGCAGGGGACGGGGGCGCGGTTGCTGGAAGAGGATTAA
- a CDS encoding glutathione S-transferase family protein yields the protein MLTVHHLNQSRSHRAIWALEELGLPYEIVHYQREKNMLAPEALKKVHPLGKSPVIEDNGLILAESGAILEYLQETYDPESRLKPLDPAHKVQYRFWLHYAEGSLMPLLLMKLVFNSLGKPPVPFGIRTLGKALGQGVQKAYLNRQLETHARFIESHLAENSWFAGDSLSMADIQMSFPIFALLARGGIPNLPHIQAWKTKVENSPGWQRTLEQGGPLSIPGED from the coding sequence ATGCTCACGGTACACCACCTTAACCAGTCGCGCTCGCACCGCGCGATCTGGGCGCTGGAAGAACTCGGCCTGCCTTATGAGATTGTCCACTACCAGCGCGAAAAGAACATGCTGGCGCCGGAGGCTCTCAAAAAGGTGCATCCGTTGGGCAAATCGCCGGTCATTGAAGATAACGGGTTGATCCTTGCGGAGTCGGGCGCCATCCTGGAATACCTGCAGGAAACGTACGATCCCGAGTCGCGCCTTAAGCCTTTAGATCCGGCGCATAAGGTGCAATACCGCTTCTGGCTGCATTACGCTGAAGGATCGCTGATGCCGCTGCTGTTAATGAAGCTGGTCTTCAACAGCCTCGGCAAGCCGCCGGTGCCGTTTGGTATCAGAACCCTGGGCAAAGCGCTGGGGCAGGGGGTGCAGAAAGCGTATCTCAACCGTCAGCTGGAGACCCATGCGCGCTTTATTGAGTCACATCTTGCCGAAAACAGCTGGTTTGCCGGGGATTCGCTCAGCATGGCCGATATTCAGATGAGCTTCCCGATCTTTGCCCTGCTGGCGCGCGGCGGTATCCCAAATCTGCCGCATATTCAGGCATGGAAGACAAAAGTTGAGAACAGCCCTGGCTGGCAAAGAACCCTGGAACAAGGGGGACCGTTATCTATCCCCGGCGAGGACTGA
- the ghxP gene encoding guanine/hypoxanthine transporter GhxP, with product MSTPSARTGGSLDAMFKISARGSTVRQEIVAGLTTFLAMVYSVIVVPGMLGKAGFPPAAVFVATCLVAGVGSIVMGLWANLPLAIGCAISLTAFTAFSLVLGQQISVPVALGAVFLMGVLFTVISATGIRSWILRNLPQGVAHGTGIGIGLFLLLIAANGVGLVIKNPLDGLPVALGHFASFPVIMSLIGLAVIIGLEKLKVPGGILLTIIGVSIVGLIFDPTVHFSGIFAMPSLSDDKGNSLIGSLDIVGALNPVILPSVLALVMTAVFDATGTIRAVAGQANLLDKDGQIIDGGKALTTDSLSSVFSGLVGAAPAAVYIESAAGTAAGGKTGLTAITVGVLFMLILFLSPLSYLVPAYATAPALMYVGLLMLSNVAKIDFADFVDAMSGLITAVFIVLTCNIVTGIMIGFASLVIGRLVSGEWRKLNVGTVIIAVALVAFYAGGWAI from the coding sequence ATGTCTACGCCATCTGCGCGTACTGGCGGTTCACTTGACGCCATGTTTAAAATTTCGGCCCGCGGCAGCACCGTGCGCCAGGAAATTGTTGCCGGTTTGACAACGTTTCTGGCGATGGTTTATTCCGTCATCGTTGTGCCGGGCATGCTGGGCAAAGCAGGCTTCCCGCCAGCGGCTGTCTTTGTGGCGACCTGCCTTGTGGCTGGCGTGGGCTCCATCGTGATGGGCCTGTGGGCGAACCTGCCGCTGGCGATTGGTTGCGCCATCTCCCTGACCGCGTTTACCGCGTTCAGCCTGGTGCTGGGTCAGCAGATCAGCGTACCGGTTGCGCTGGGCGCCGTGTTCCTGATGGGTGTGCTGTTTACCGTGATTTCAGCGACCGGCATCCGTAGCTGGATCTTGCGCAACCTGCCGCAGGGCGTGGCGCACGGTACCGGCATCGGTATCGGCCTGTTCCTGTTGCTGATCGCCGCCAACGGCGTTGGTCTGGTCATCAAGAACCCGCTGGACGGCCTGCCGGTTGCGCTGGGCCACTTCGCCAGCTTCCCGGTGATTATGTCGCTGATCGGCCTGGCGGTGATTATCGGTCTGGAAAAACTGAAGGTGCCTGGCGGCATTCTGCTGACCATTATCGGCGTTTCTATTGTCGGCCTGATTTTCGATCCAACCGTACACTTCTCCGGTATCTTCGCCATGCCGTCGCTGAGCGATGACAAAGGCAACTCCCTTATTGGCAGCCTGGATATCGTTGGCGCGCTGAACCCGGTGATCCTGCCAAGCGTGCTGGCGCTGGTCATGACCGCCGTGTTTGATGCGACCGGTACCATTCGTGCGGTGGCCGGTCAGGCGAACCTGCTGGATAAAGATGGTCAGATTATTGACGGCGGCAAAGCGCTGACCACCGACTCCCTGAGCAGCGTCTTCTCTGGTCTGGTGGGCGCGGCGCCTGCGGCGGTGTACATCGAGTCCGCAGCGGGTACGGCGGCAGGCGGTAAAACCGGCCTGACGGCGATCACCGTCGGCGTGCTGTTCATGCTGATCCTGTTCCTCTCTCCGCTCTCCTATCTGGTTCCGGCGTATGCGACCGCGCCAGCGCTGATGTACGTTGGCCTGCTGATGCTGAGCAATGTAGCGAAAATCGACTTTGCGGATTTCGTGGACGCGATGTCTGGCCTGATTACCGCGGTCTTTATCGTCCTGACCTGTAACATCGTGACCGGCATTATGATCGGCTTCGCGTCGCTGGTGATTGGTCGTCTGGTTTCCGGTGAATGGCGCAAGCTGAACGTCGGCACCGTGATTATCGCCGTTGCGCTGGTAGCGTTCTACGCGGGCGGCTGGGCAATCTAA
- a CDS encoding Na+/H+ antiporter — MEIFFTILIMTLVVSLSGVVTRVLPFQVPLPLMQIAIGALLAWPTFGLHVEFDPELFLVLFIPPLLFADGWKTPTREFLEHGREIFGLALALVVVTVVGIGFLIYWAVPGIPLIPAFALAAVLSPTDAVALSGIVGEGRIPKKIMGILQGEALMNDASGLVALKFAVAVAMGTMVFTIGGATLEFFKVAIGGILAGFVVSWLYGRSLRFLSRWGGDEPATQIVLLFLLPFASYLIAEHIGVSGILAAVAAGMTITRSGVMRRAPLAMRLRANSTWAMLEFVFNGMVFLLLGLQLPGIMESSLVAAEADPNVEVWMLFTDIVLIYLALMLVRFGWLWTMKNFSVRFLKKKPMEFGSWTTRELLIASFAGVRGAITLAGVLSIPLLLPTGDVFPARYELVFLAAGVILFSLFVGVIMLPILLQHIDAGDSTQQHKEERIARAATAEVAIVAIQKMEERLAADAEENIDNQLLTEVSSRVIGNLRRRADGRNDVESSLQEENLERRFRLAALRSERAELYHLRATRQISNETLQKLLHDLDLLEALLIENQ, encoded by the coding sequence ATGGAAATCTTCTTCACAATACTCATCATGACCCTTGTGGTCTCGTTATCCGGGGTGGTTACACGCGTACTGCCCTTTCAGGTCCCCCTGCCATTAATGCAAATTGCCATCGGCGCGCTGCTGGCGTGGCCGACGTTTGGCCTGCACGTGGAATTTGACCCCGAACTGTTCCTCGTGCTGTTTATCCCGCCGCTGCTGTTTGCCGATGGCTGGAAAACGCCCACGCGAGAATTCCTTGAGCACGGGCGCGAGATCTTTGGCCTGGCGCTGGCGCTGGTGGTGGTCACCGTCGTCGGGATTGGTTTTCTGATCTACTGGGCGGTACCGGGTATTCCATTAATACCGGCTTTTGCGCTGGCCGCCGTGCTGTCGCCAACCGATGCCGTGGCGCTGTCCGGCATTGTGGGTGAAGGCCGTATTCCGAAGAAAATCATGGGGATTTTACAGGGTGAGGCGCTGATGAACGACGCCTCCGGCCTGGTCGCCCTCAAGTTTGCCGTGGCCGTTGCGATGGGCACGATGGTCTTTACCATCGGCGGCGCAACCCTGGAATTCTTCAAGGTGGCGATTGGCGGTATTCTCGCAGGCTTCGTGGTGAGCTGGCTGTACGGCCGCTCATTGCGCTTCCTCAGCCGCTGGGGCGGCGATGAGCCCGCTACGCAGATCGTACTGCTGTTCCTGCTGCCGTTTGCCTCTTATCTGATTGCCGAACACATCGGCGTGTCGGGCATTCTGGCTGCGGTTGCGGCGGGGATGACCATCACCCGTTCCGGCGTAATGCGCCGCGCGCCGCTGGCGATGCGCCTGCGTGCCAACAGCACCTGGGCGATGCTGGAGTTTGTCTTTAACGGCATGGTGTTCCTGCTGTTGGGCCTGCAGCTGCCGGGCATTATGGAATCCTCGCTGGTGGCGGCCGAAGCCGATCCGAACGTTGAGGTCTGGATGCTGTTTACCGACATCGTGCTGATCTACCTGGCGCTGATGCTGGTGCGTTTCGGCTGGCTGTGGACGATGAAAAACTTCAGCGTGCGTTTCCTGAAGAAAAAGCCGATGGAGTTCGGCTCGTGGACAACGCGTGAGCTGCTGATCGCCTCTTTTGCGGGCGTACGCGGGGCGATCACCCTTGCCGGTGTACTCTCCATTCCGCTGCTGCTGCCCACGGGCGACGTCTTCCCGGCGCGCTACGAGCTGGTCTTCCTGGCGGCGGGCGTGATTCTGTTCTCCCTGTTTGTCGGCGTGATTATGCTGCCGATTTTGCTCCAGCATATTGATGCCGGTGATTCGACCCAGCAGCATAAAGAGGAGCGTATTGCCCGGGCGGCCACCGCCGAAGTGGCAATTGTCGCGATTCAGAAGATGGAAGAGCGTCTGGCCGCCGATGCGGAAGAGAACATCGACAATCAGCTGCTGACGGAGGTCAGTTCCCGCGTGATTGGTAACCTGCGCCGCCGCGCGGACGGGCGTAACGATGTGGAAAGCTCGCTGCAGGAGGAGAACCTGGAACGCCGCTTCCGTCTGGCAGCATTGCGCTCAGAGCGTGCCGAGCTGTACCATCTGCGCGCCACGCGCCAGATCAGCAACGAAACGCTGCAAAAGCTGCTGCACGATCTGGATCTGCTGGAAGCGCTGTTGATAGAGAATCAGTAG